Part of the Sporosarcina sp. FSL K6-2383 genome is shown below.
TCGAGCGTGTCATCCGCGCAATAATCGCCATCGGAATTGTCGCAAGCGCTAGCCCCGGTAAAATAAGGTGACGAATGACTTGCCATAACTGGTCAAAACGCCCTTGAATAAGGCTATCAAGCACATAAAGATTCGTTATGGCACTTACGGGGTCTCGTACTTCCTCCCGTCCAGTCGTCGGTAGCCAGTGAAGCTCTAACGCAAATACCCATTGACCCATTAAACCCAGCCAGAAAATGGGCATCGATACTCCAACAAGCGCTAAAATCATGGCCGTATAATCAAACCATGAATTTTGGAACCATGCCGAAATAATACCCGCATTAATACCGATAACAATAGCGATAATAATAGCAAAAAGCGCCAGTTCAAAAGTAGCTGCAAAATAAGGCCAAATTTCATCCGCTACAGGTGCCCGCGTTCTCATCGATTCGCCAAGATCACCTTTAAATAGATCTCCTAAATAATGAAAGTACTGAATATACCATGGATTATCGAGTCCAAGCTTAATCGTCAATGCCTCAACAGCCTCTTTACTTGCCTGTTGGCCAAGAATGATCTGTGCGGGATTACCCGGAATGGCCCGGATGATCATGAATACGATGAACGTCATCCCAAGTAGGACAGGAATGAGCTGCAGCAACCTTTTCCCAATATAGCTGAGCATAAACTTTCCCCCTCCAACACTTTATCTCTACTATGTATTAACTGTTACTTTTATCAATTGCACCGAAGACTTCAATCAAGAGTCAAGTTAAAAAAGGGAGAAATCTTGCAGACCTCTCCCTTTCCTTCTATTACTAAAAACAGATTACTTAAATTCTACGCTTGATAGTAGATCCGATCCAGTTGGATGCGGAAGGAATCCTGATAGATCACTAGCGCCACCTAGAAGTGGAGTCGAGTGAGCTAACGGTACCCATGGAGCTTCCTCATGGATAATTTCCTGTGCTTTTTTGTAAAGCTCATTACGTTTCGCTTCATCTGTTTCAGTTTGTGCTTGAATAAACAACTCGTGCATTTCATCATTTTGATAGTACGTATAGTTATTGCTTCCGATATTATCTTCATCTAGAAGAACGTATAGGAAGTTATCTGCATCTCCGTTATCACCAGTCCAACCAAGCATGAACGCATCTGCGTCTCCTTTACTTGCAAGATCCAAGTAAGTTGCCCACTCATGTGACACAATAGTCGCCGTGATGCCAACATCTGCAAGGTTTTTCTGAATAACTTCAGCTACTTTTTTACCGTCTGGCATGTATGGACGTGGTACAGGCATTGCCCATAGTTCCATCTCAAAACCATCTGCTAATCCAGCTTGTGCAAGAAGTTCTTTTGCTTTTTCAGGATTATAGTCGTATCCTTCGATATCATCGTTATAGCCTGAAATTGATGGCGGCATTGGGTTTTTCGCAATATTTGCACGCCCTTCAAAGAATGCATCGACGATAGATTGTTTGTCAATCGCATGGTTAATCGCTTGACGTACTTCTTTCTTGTCGAAAGGAGGACGTGTAACTGTTAAACCTAGGTAACCAACGTTCATAGATGGACGTTCAAACAACTGTAGGTCAGCGTTTCCTTCGATTGCTTTACCATCAGATGGGTTAATACCATCTGCAAGTTCGATATCCCCATTCATCAATGCATTCAAACGTGCAGTGTTGTCAGGAATTGAACGGAAAATAATTTTTTGAAGTTTTGGTAGTCCCTCTTGCCAATAATCATCGAATTTCTCGATTGTAATTGTTTCATTCGGCTTCCAGTCAACAAATTTGAAAGGACCTGTTCCAACTGGGTTTCTTTCAAATTTGTCATCGCCTTCTTCAAACGCTGTTGGACTTGCAATGGCAAACATACTCATTGCAATGTTTTTTAAGAATGGTGCTTGTTGACGTGTCAATGTAATCACAACTGTGTTATCGCCATCAGCAGTTACTGAATCAATAACGCGTTCTGGATCATCCTTGAAACCACCGAACATTGAGTAGTAGTAAGGGAATTTATCTGCGTCTCCATTTGCCCAGCGGTCAAAGTTTTTAACAACCGCTTCTGCATTGAAGTCAGTTCCATCATGGAATTTAACGCCTTCA
Proteins encoded:
- a CDS encoding ABC transporter permease, whose amino-acid sequence is MLSYIGKRLLQLIPVLLGMTFIVFMIIRAIPGNPAQIILGQQASKEAVEALTIKLGLDNPWYIQYFHYLGDLFKGDLGESMRTRAPVADEIWPYFAATFELALFAIIIAIVIGINAGIISAWFQNSWFDYTAMILALVGVSMPIFWLGLMGQWVFALELHWLPTTGREEVRDPVSAITNLYVLDSLIQGRFDQLWQVIRHLILPGLALATIPMAIIARMTRSSMLEVMRADYVRTARAKGQKMFWVVYKHALKNAIIPVLTIIGLQMGMLLGGAILTESIFAWPGIGRYIYEAIGARDYPVIQSGILIVAFFFVMINLVVDLLYGLIDPRIKYD
- a CDS encoding ABC transporter substrate-binding protein; its protein translation is MNKRKFWLFGLMMLLVLSAALAACGSGDDEKDEGTGKEEEGTKSEEKATDDKDVKDTLVFGRGGDSTSLDPSRVTEGESFKVTVNLYETLLNFGEEDTTIQPGLASEWVTSEDGLTYTFTLREGVKFHDGTDFNAEAVVKNFDRWANGDADKFPYYYSMFGGFKDDPERVIDSVTADGDNTVVITLTRQQAPFLKNIAMSMFAIASPTAFEEGDDKFERNPVGTGPFKFVDWKPNETITIEKFDDYWQEGLPKLQKIIFRSIPDNTARLNALMNGDIELADGINPSDGKAIEGNADLQLFERPSMNVGYLGLTVTRPPFDKKEVRQAINHAIDKQSIVDAFFEGRANIAKNPMPPSISGYNDDIEGYDYNPEKAKELLAQAGLADGFEMELWAMPVPRPYMPDGKKVAEVIQKNLADVGITATIVSHEWATYLDLASKGDADAFMLGWTGDNGDADNFLYVLLDEDNIGSNNYTYYQNDEMHELFIQAQTETDEAKRNELYKKAQEIIHEEAPWVPLAHSTPLLGGASDLSGFLPHPTGSDLLSSVEFK